A window of the Acidovorax sp. YS12 genome harbors these coding sequences:
- a CDS encoding PhzF family phenazine biosynthesis protein codes for MRQRPFKQVDVFTAEAYRGNPLAVVLDGTGLATEAMQHFTHWTNLSEATFVLPPTAEGRAAGADYRVRIFCPGRELPFAGHPTLGTCHAWLEAGGQPRQDGVVVQECGVGLVTLRRDGGRLAFAAPPLRRSGPLDEADVQRIAQGLGVARGDIAAHAWCDNGPQWRGVMLRDARQVLALRPDTALLAGLDVGVVAPSGAEGIAFEVRAFFPGNNGLTEDPVTGSLNAALAQWLIGAGLAPARYVARQGTALQRAGLVHVAQEDGHIWVGGSSVTCIDGTVLL; via the coding sequence CTGCGCCAACGCCCTTTCAAGCAAGTCGATGTCTTCACCGCCGAGGCCTACCGCGGCAACCCGCTGGCCGTGGTGCTGGACGGCACGGGCCTGGCCACCGAGGCCATGCAGCACTTCACGCACTGGACCAACCTGTCCGAAGCCACTTTCGTGCTGCCGCCCACGGCCGAAGGCCGCGCGGCCGGGGCCGACTACCGCGTGCGCATCTTCTGCCCGGGGCGCGAGCTGCCCTTTGCCGGGCACCCCACGCTGGGCACCTGCCATGCCTGGCTCGAAGCCGGCGGCCAGCCGCGCCAGGACGGCGTGGTGGTGCAGGAATGCGGCGTGGGCCTGGTCACGCTGCGCCGCGACGGCGGCCGGCTGGCCTTTGCCGCGCCGCCGCTGCGCCGCAGCGGCCCGCTGGACGAAGCCGACGTGCAGCGCATCGCCCAGGGCCTGGGCGTGGCGCGCGGCGACATCGCCGCGCACGCCTGGTGCGACAACGGCCCGCAGTGGCGCGGCGTGATGCTGCGCGACGCGCGGCAGGTGCTGGCGCTGCGCCCCGACACCGCCCTGCTCGCCGGCCTGGACGTGGGCGTGGTGGCGCCCAGCGGCGCCGAGGGCATCGCCTTCGAGGTGCGCGCCTTCTTCCCCGGCAACAACGGCCTGACCGAAGACCCCGTGACCGGCAGCCTGAACGCCGCACTGGCGCAATGGCTCATCGGCGCCGGGCTGGCCCCGGCGCGCTATGTGGCACGCCAGGGCACGGCGCTGCAGCGCGCCGGA